From Shewanella psychrophila, a single genomic window includes:
- a CDS encoding beta strand repeat-containing protein yields the protein MKHSKIALLVSAALFASFGVNAASTQNRATVDQDGTSNTATVTQIDESVNNDVTIDQKGTSNVASATQARTSETTADIDQDGERNLAIVEQSDATQTSVATVDTIGSDNKAYVTQKLNNAFSATATVTQRGDDNTATVTQNNADGAESTITQNGNGDVAVIDNHWSDNALATIEQNLGTGNSATISQESSDAATASLTQTGASNTGSISQDTQNYGHGLGSDDTAAFLTQTGDGNNSVVSQTAMHNSAVVLQQGNLNTANVTQSAESNGADVFQDGDSNIANVDQTATDNNADVDQVGDSNEVDVDQSGPSNGATIAQTSSGSFAQVTQTGESNGATVTQTGADHSAIITQNDFSNTADVIQSGLNNALVLTQSGSALGLGNTASVSQSGTNDIASLSQTGNSNQVVVAQGSGSHDNTISVSQSGLENYVGAASFGGGNSVTTITQTGDRNSVTENPNASNNHGTGIGSATYGSDNILNIAQNGTDNTAYADSSNDSSIVDIDQNGEFNDAAVESWWGTDNEIFVSQVGNNHITDVYVDGGSNNHVNVTQTDAYNTATVTSVGSSNMVIVTQGTM from the coding sequence ATGAAACATTCTAAAATTGCGCTATTAGTTTCGGCTGCACTATTTGCATCATTTGGTGTAAATGCTGCGAGTACTCAAAATAGAGCTACAGTAGATCAAGATGGTACAAGTAACACTGCCACAGTCACTCAGATTGATGAAAGTGTAAATAACGATGTGACCATAGACCAAAAAGGGACGAGTAACGTTGCTAGCGCAACTCAGGCTCGAACTTCTGAAACTACCGCAGATATTGACCAGGACGGTGAGAGAAACTTAGCTATAGTTGAGCAATCTGATGCTACTCAAACTTCTGTAGCGACCGTTGACACAATAGGCTCAGATAACAAAGCTTATGTGACACAAAAGTTGAATAATGCTTTTTCTGCAACAGCAACAGTGACTCAAAGAGGTGATGATAATACTGCAACCGTCACACAAAATAACGCTGATGGTGCTGAATCCACAATTACTCAAAATGGTAACGGTGATGTGGCTGTTATAGATAACCACTGGTCTGATAATGCGTTGGCTACTATTGAACAAAATCTGGGAACAGGTAATAGCGCGACGATTAGTCAAGAAAGCTCAGATGCTGCTACTGCTAGTTTGACTCAAACTGGTGCGAGCAACACTGGTTCAATAAGCCAAGATACCCAAAACTATGGTCACGGTCTTGGGAGTGATGATACAGCAGCATTTCTTACTCAAACTGGTGATGGTAATAACAGTGTGGTTAGCCAAACTGCTATGCACAACAGTGCTGTAGTATTGCAACAAGGAAATTTAAACACTGCTAATGTAACTCAGAGTGCTGAATCTAATGGGGCTGATGTGTTCCAAGACGGTGACTCAAACATTGCAAATGTTGATCAAACTGCAACAGATAACAATGCTGATGTTGACCAAGTTGGTGATAGTAATGAAGTTGATGTCGACCAATCTGGTCCAAGCAACGGTGCGACTATCGCTCAAACAAGTTCAGGTAGTTTTGCTCAGGTCACTCAAACTGGTGAAAGTAACGGCGCAACGGTAACTCAAACAGGTGCTGACCATTCAGCGATAATTACACAGAATGATTTTTCAAACACAGCTGATGTGATTCAGTCAGGTTTGAATAACGCTTTAGTCTTAACTCAAAGTGGCAGCGCTTTAGGTCTTGGTAATACTGCAAGTGTTTCACAAAGTGGAACAAATGATATCGCATCCCTCTCTCAGACAGGGAATTCAAACCAAGTCGTGGTTGCTCAAGGTTCAGGTAGCCATGATAACACTATTTCAGTTAGCCAATCAGGTCTAGAAAACTATGTTGGTGCGGCAAGTTTCGGTGGGGGAAATAGTGTAACGACTATTACTCAAACAGGTGATAGAAACAGTGTTACTGAAAACCCAAATGCTAGTAACAACCATGGAACTGGTATTGGTTCTGCAACTTATGGTTCAGATAATATTTTAAATATTGCTCAGAATGGCACAGATAACACAGCTTACGCAGATTCTTCAAATGACAGCTCAATCGTAGATATAGATCAAAATGGTGAGTTTAACGATGCTGCAGTTGAATCATGGTGGGGCACTGACAATGAGATATTCGTATCTCAAGTAGGTAATAATCATATCACTGATGTTTATGTTGATGGTGGTAGTAATAACCATGTCAATGTGACTCAAACAGATGCTTACAATACTGCTACAGTAACAAGTGTTGGTTCAAGTAACATGGTGATTGTAACTCAAGGTACGATGTAA
- a CDS encoding bifunctional protein-serine/threonine kinase/phosphatase: MSVSGAASLNKSLVKDDLTSTPEIVVGEELTLGVGLAVEQPLNEELPLSGELEIGAGQFSAQGAKSTYEDAIGIRIPDGLMLTTKGAVSVICDGVSAAEEAEKASGISISNFIADYYSTPDTWSVEKSSSQVLTALNRWLYGLGQDYREAQRGYVCTFTALIFKSCSAHLLHVGDSRAYRFSAGKLERLSRDHVTVLGRDKRYLARALGLDVKLDVDYRKIELKRGDLYLLTTDGVHDVISDQDLTVKLSEFMSTSSYKPESKADSKPELNPSFKQESDVSIDHDEFCRLLCAQAIDAGSLDNVSCQLLSIDTLPKLNIDDLYQRLSKLPFPPPLSEGMRLDGYLIEEILHQSQRSQVYLASDADGNKRCIKTPSVNYLDDAAYIERFMLESWIGHRINSPNVVRLLDRDRAKSALYYVTEHLNGLSLSTWITRNPKASVQEVLPLLKQIESGVRAFHRKETIHQDLKPDNILLTYEGQIKLIDFGSCHIKGIAEIATPLQRDSILGTADYSAPESVLGYRVTNKADLFSMAVITFEMLTGQLPFKGKLAQCRTKLDYLKLAYIPSYELNPLIPLWMDPPLKKALSFDPASRQVDTSELLYELNQPLANWDKPEVGRSLLERDPVRFWQGVSVLFGLSTLLLLLS; encoded by the coding sequence ATGTCAGTATCGGGCGCAGCGTCATTGAATAAGAGTCTGGTGAAAGATGATTTAACATCTACACCTGAGATCGTTGTAGGTGAGGAGCTTACTTTAGGTGTAGGTTTAGCTGTAGAACAGCCTCTAAATGAGGAGCTTCCTTTGAGTGGGGAGCTTGAGATTGGGGCGGGCCAGTTCTCTGCTCAAGGGGCTAAATCTACCTATGAAGATGCCATTGGTATACGGATCCCCGATGGTCTGATGTTGACAACTAAGGGCGCCGTGTCAGTCATTTGTGATGGCGTCAGCGCCGCAGAAGAGGCTGAGAAAGCTAGCGGAATAAGCATCAGCAATTTTATTGCAGATTACTATTCGACGCCGGATACCTGGAGCGTGGAGAAATCCAGCTCTCAAGTACTCACCGCGCTGAATCGTTGGCTCTATGGTCTGGGTCAGGATTATCGAGAGGCCCAGCGGGGTTACGTATGCACCTTCACTGCCCTCATCTTTAAATCCTGCAGTGCTCACCTGCTTCATGTCGGTGACTCCAGAGCCTATCGGTTTAGCGCCGGTAAGCTTGAGCGTCTGAGTCGAGATCATGTGACTGTACTTGGCAGAGACAAGCGCTATCTAGCTAGGGCATTAGGTTTAGATGTGAAACTGGATGTGGATTATCGCAAGATCGAGTTAAAGCGAGGCGATCTCTATCTGTTGACGACAGACGGAGTCCATGATGTTATCAGCGATCAAGACCTGACTGTTAAATTGTCTGAGTTTATGTCTACTTCAAGTTATAAACCAGAGTCTAAAGCAGATTCTAAACCAGAACTTAATCCAAGCTTTAAGCAAGAGTCAGACGTCTCAATCGATCATGATGAGTTTTGTCGCCTCTTATGTGCTCAGGCAATTGATGCTGGCAGTCTGGATAACGTCAGTTGTCAGCTGCTATCCATAGACACATTACCTAAATTAAATATCGACGATCTCTATCAGAGGCTATCTAAGTTGCCTTTTCCTCCGCCACTGTCTGAAGGAATGAGGCTAGACGGCTATCTGATAGAAGAGATTTTACACCAGAGTCAGCGAAGTCAGGTATATCTGGCATCGGATGCAGATGGCAATAAACGTTGCATCAAGACGCCCTCGGTTAATTATCTCGATGATGCAGCCTATATCGAACGTTTCATGCTCGAGAGCTGGATTGGACACAGGATAAACAGTCCGAATGTGGTGAGGTTATTAGACCGAGACCGAGCGAAAAGTGCACTTTACTACGTCACTGAGCACCTTAACGGACTGTCATTGAGTACCTGGATCACTCGTAACCCTAAGGCGTCGGTGCAGGAGGTCTTGCCGCTGCTAAAACAGATCGAATCCGGGGTGAGGGCGTTTCACCGCAAGGAGACTATACACCAAGATCTTAAACCCGATAATATTTTGCTGACTTATGAGGGCCAGATTAAACTCATCGATTTTGGCTCCTGTCATATTAAGGGAATAGCCGAGATTGCCACGCCGCTTCAACGAGATAGTATCTTAGGTACCGCTGACTATTCCGCTCCCGAGAGTGTCTTAGGTTACCGGGTAACCAACAAAGCCGACTTGTTTTCCATGGCGGTTATCACCTTCGAGATGCTCACAGGTCAATTACCCTTTAAAGGCAAGTTGGCACAGTGTCGCACCAAACTGGATTACCTCAAACTGGCTTACATCCCGAGCTATGAGCTCAATCCACTGATCCCCCTATGGATGGACCCCCCATTAAAGAAAGCCTTAAGTTTTGATCCCGCGAGTCGTCAGGTCGATACCAGTGAGCTACTATATGAACTCAATCAACCTTTGGCGAATTGGGACAAACCGGAAGTAGGGCGCTCACTGCTAGAGAGGGACCCGGTGAGATTCTGGCAAGGTGTCTCGGTATTATTTGGCTTGAGTACTTTGCTGTTACTGCTAAGCTAA
- a CDS encoding tetratricopeptide repeat protein, with protein sequence MNFNYEGENYSASLAMEKQGGNCMSLALLTYAVAKHLGVKAVFQVMHTEPMLLEVTANFAVTSDHVRTFLYEEDNDQPSKGFFLSGRSYLILDYFPGRYDRTSKIIDENQFVAMLYRNLAADALLNGDLDYAYSLLTSGIRYDKEYAPLISMMAIVHRRKGDESTAETLYRYGLEVSDSKITLLSNYHYLFSKQGKYEQADRIKLRLLGLEDNSPYDWYLIGQDAILEGDFKSAEIYLSKFLKNPPYYHAAYFDLARAQYALGRNNSAKNSIKLALEYAEMPKSQRQYKAKLNWLNQM encoded by the coding sequence GTGAATTTTAACTATGAGGGAGAAAATTATTCCGCCAGTTTAGCCATGGAAAAACAGGGAGGGAACTGTATGTCATTAGCCCTGTTAACCTACGCAGTCGCTAAGCATCTAGGTGTTAAAGCGGTATTTCAAGTCATGCATACAGAACCTATGTTATTAGAGGTGACTGCTAATTTTGCTGTTACTTCAGATCATGTGCGAACTTTTCTTTATGAAGAGGATAATGATCAACCGAGTAAAGGTTTTTTCCTTTCGGGTAGGAGTTATCTGATTCTTGACTATTTTCCCGGACGCTATGATCGAACGAGTAAGATAATAGATGAAAATCAGTTTGTGGCTATGCTGTATCGCAATCTGGCTGCGGACGCTTTGCTCAATGGTGATCTTGATTATGCCTATAGCTTGTTAACATCTGGCATCCGATACGATAAAGAGTACGCTCCCTTGATCAGCATGATGGCAATCGTTCATAGGCGTAAAGGTGACGAGAGTACCGCGGAAACTCTTTATCGTTATGGTCTTGAAGTATCAGACTCTAAAATAACTCTTCTGAGCAATTATCATTATTTATTTTCAAAACAAGGTAAGTATGAGCAGGCTGACAGGATAAAGCTGCGGCTTTTAGGACTGGAAGACAATTCGCCCTATGATTGGTACTTGATAGGTCAAGACGCGATACTGGAAGGTGATTTTAAGAGTGCCGAAATTTATCTGAGCAAGTTCTTAAAAAATCCCCCCTATTATCATGCAGCATATTTTGATCTCGCTAGGGCGCAATACGCCTTGGGTAGAAACAACTCAGCAAAAAACTCCATTAAATTGGCCTTGGAATATGCTGAAATGCCTAAAAGTCAGAGGCAGTATAAGGCTAAGCTTAATTGGTTAAATCAGATGTAA